Proteins encoded by one window of Mycolicibacterium sp. ND9-15:
- a CDS encoding ABC transporter ATP-binding protein has translation MTIEELAGVHRDIQAAEGEILLKTTDLTMKFGGLTALDSVSFDIRRGEILGMIGPNGAGKTTCFNAITGVYRPTSGTVVFDGAPLGRIKRYQITRRGIARTFQNIRLWGEMTALENVMVGTDARHFTSVPGALVRSPRHRREERSAIERSAALLHFVGIAHRGEEKAKNLPYGDQRRLEIARALATEPKLLCLDEPAAGFNPREKAALIDLIQKIRDDGYTVLLIEHDMRLVMGVTDRIVVLEFGRKIADGLPSAIREDPKVIAAYLGVPDDEVE, from the coding sequence GTGACGATCGAAGAACTGGCAGGCGTCCACCGCGACATCCAGGCCGCCGAGGGCGAGATCCTGTTGAAGACAACAGATCTCACCATGAAGTTCGGCGGGTTGACGGCGCTGGACTCGGTGTCGTTCGATATCCGCCGCGGCGAGATCCTTGGCATGATCGGGCCGAACGGCGCGGGCAAGACGACCTGTTTCAACGCGATCACCGGGGTGTACCGCCCGACGTCGGGAACGGTGGTGTTCGACGGCGCGCCGCTGGGCCGGATCAAGCGGTACCAGATCACCCGCCGCGGAATCGCGCGCACCTTCCAGAACATCCGGCTGTGGGGCGAGATGACCGCCCTGGAGAACGTCATGGTCGGCACCGACGCCAGGCACTTCACCTCGGTGCCCGGGGCGCTGGTGCGCAGCCCACGCCACCGGCGCGAGGAGCGGTCGGCGATCGAACGCTCGGCGGCGCTGCTGCATTTTGTGGGGATCGCGCACCGCGGCGAGGAGAAGGCGAAGAACCTGCCCTACGGCGATCAGCGCCGACTGGAGATCGCCCGCGCGCTGGCCACCGAGCCGAAACTGCTCTGCCTGGACGAACCGGCGGCCGGATTCAACCCGCGAGAGAAGGCCGCGCTGATCGATTTGATCCAGAAGATTCGCGACGACGGCTATACGGTGCTGCTGATCGAGCACGACATGCGGCTGGTGATGGGCGTGACCGATCGCATCGTGGTCCTGGAGTTCGGACGCAAGATCGCCGACGGCCTGCCATCCGCGATTCGCGAGGACCCGAAGGTCATCGCCGCCTATCTGGGGGTGCCCGATGACGAAGTCGAGTGA
- a CDS encoding branched-chain amino acid ABC transporter permease, with protein MRASEKVLAPGDALRRWWDGLSRVQKWGFGVVAFGLLALLPLFPPPFLNTPNISFGGTMAQFAMVAIIAIGLNVVVGQAGLLDLGYVGFYAVGAYTVALLTSPNSPWNKMGATGWFNEHWAWLACVPLAMAITALTGLILGTPTLRLRGDYLAIVTLGFGEIIRLMADNLSEVTNGPRGLNEVAYPRVGASERVPDGVFSSGNAAGDANYGTWWFWLGIVLMVVILMLVGNLERSRVGRAWIAVREDEDAAEVMGVNTFRFKLWAFVIGAAIGGLSGALYAGQVQFVAPPTFNIINSMLFLCAVVLGGQGNKLGVVVGAFIIVYLPNRLLGVEFLGINLGDLKYLFFGLALVMLMIFRPQGLFPARQQLLAYGRSARDLLRSPEKESAQ; from the coding sequence ATGAGGGCCAGCGAGAAGGTCTTGGCACCCGGCGACGCGCTGCGTCGGTGGTGGGACGGCCTTTCGCGCGTGCAGAAGTGGGGCTTCGGCGTAGTTGCCTTCGGCCTGCTGGCGCTGCTGCCGCTGTTTCCACCGCCCTTCCTGAACACACCCAACATCAGCTTCGGCGGCACCATGGCGCAGTTCGCCATGGTCGCGATCATCGCGATCGGCCTCAACGTCGTAGTCGGTCAGGCCGGCCTGCTCGACCTCGGCTACGTCGGCTTCTATGCCGTGGGCGCCTACACCGTGGCCCTGTTGACCAGTCCGAACAGTCCGTGGAACAAGATGGGCGCGACGGGTTGGTTCAACGAACACTGGGCATGGCTGGCCTGTGTCCCGCTGGCCATGGCCATCACGGCGCTGACCGGCCTCATCCTGGGCACGCCGACGCTGAGGCTGCGCGGCGATTACCTGGCGATCGTCACGCTGGGTTTCGGCGAGATCATCCGCCTGATGGCAGACAACCTCTCCGAGGTGACCAACGGCCCTCGCGGCCTCAACGAGGTCGCCTATCCGCGGGTCGGCGCGAGCGAACGCGTGCCCGACGGGGTCTTCTCGAGCGGAAACGCCGCCGGCGACGCCAACTACGGCACGTGGTGGTTCTGGTTGGGCATCGTGCTGATGGTCGTGATCCTGATGCTGGTCGGCAACCTCGAGCGCAGCCGAGTCGGGCGCGCCTGGATCGCCGTGCGGGAGGACGAGGACGCCGCTGAAGTAATGGGCGTCAACACGTTCCGGTTCAAACTGTGGGCATTCGTGATCGGCGCGGCGATCGGCGGTCTGTCCGGCGCACTGTACGCGGGCCAGGTCCAGTTCGTGGCGCCACCGACCTTCAACATCATCAACTCGATGCTGTTTTTGTGCGCGGTAGTGCTTGGCGGTCAGGGCAACAAGCTCGGCGTGGTGGTGGGTGCGTTCATCATCGTGTACCTGCCGAACCGGCTCCTCGGGGTGGAGTTCCTCGGGATCAACCTCGGCGACCTGAAGTACCTGTTCTTCGGGCTGGCGCTGGTGATGCTGATGATCTTCCGGCCGCAGGGCCTCTTCCCGGCGCGCCAGCAACTGCTGGCCTACGGCCGGTCCGCACGCGACCTGTTGCGCTCACCGGAGAAGGAATCGGCGCAGTGA
- a CDS encoding branched-chain amino acid ABC transporter permease, with the protein MTGIPPECLEQYTCLAANISFNLDGLRDGFWQLTIDGLSWGAIYALVAVGYTLVYGVLKLINFAHSEVFMFGMFGAYFCLDMILGFTPSGNTYNKGIALTVLYLGIAMLFAMMVSGATAVGLEAVAYRPLRRRKADRLSFLITAIGMSFVLQEFVHFILPKIIDGYGGSNAQQPIRLVAPETQFTVFGAAVSNITLIIVGAALALALMTDLTINRTKFGRGIRAVAQDPDTATLMGVSRERVITMTFLIGGLLAGAAALLYTLKVPQGIIYSGGFLLGIKAFSAAVLGGIGNLRGALLGGLLLGIIENYGQAVFGTQWRDVVAFVLLVLVLFFRPTGILGESLGKARA; encoded by the coding sequence ATGACCGGGATCCCCCCCGAGTGCCTCGAGCAGTACACCTGCCTGGCCGCCAACATCAGCTTCAATCTGGATGGATTGCGGGACGGCTTCTGGCAGTTGACGATCGACGGGTTGTCGTGGGGCGCGATCTACGCGCTGGTGGCGGTCGGCTACACGTTGGTCTACGGCGTGCTGAAGTTGATCAACTTCGCCCACTCGGAAGTGTTCATGTTCGGCATGTTCGGCGCGTACTTCTGCCTCGACATGATCCTGGGTTTCACGCCGAGTGGTAACACCTACAACAAGGGCATCGCGCTGACAGTGCTGTACCTGGGTATCGCGATGCTGTTCGCGATGATGGTGTCCGGCGCCACCGCGGTCGGTTTGGAGGCCGTCGCGTACCGGCCGCTGCGCCGGCGCAAGGCAGATCGGCTGTCGTTTCTCATCACCGCGATCGGGATGTCTTTCGTGTTGCAGGAGTTCGTGCACTTCATCCTGCCGAAGATCATCGACGGGTACGGCGGCTCCAATGCCCAACAACCGATCAGGCTGGTGGCGCCGGAAACCCAGTTCACGGTGTTCGGTGCCGCGGTTTCGAACATCACGCTGATCATCGTCGGCGCGGCGCTTGCTCTCGCCCTGATGACGGACCTGACCATCAACCGCACCAAGTTCGGGCGCGGAATCCGGGCGGTGGCACAGGATCCCGACACCGCGACCCTGATGGGTGTCTCCCGCGAACGCGTCATCACGATGACGTTCTTGATCGGTGGCCTGCTGGCCGGGGCGGCGGCGCTGCTGTACACGCTGAAGGTGCCCCAGGGCATCATCTACTCCGGCGGCTTTTTGCTTGGGATCAAGGCATTTTCGGCCGCGGTGCTCGGCGGCATCGGAAATCTGCGTGGCGCGCTGCTGGGTGGTCTGCTGCTGGGCATCATAGAGAACTACGGGCAGGCCGTGTTCGGTACCCAGTGGCGTGACGTCGTGGCGTTCGTGCTGCTGGTTCTGGTTCTGTTCTTCCGGCCCACTGGGATACTCGGCGAAAGCCTCGGAAAGGCACGAGCATGA
- a CDS encoding branched-chain amino acid ABC transporter substrate-binding protein: protein MRGHVARKAFAISSAGLLALAIAGCQQSEPSEGGTAQGDLKIVEQVQIDENGAEVKADEGATPADPAGDGKAQCPPVSVAMAGALNGPDAALGINIKNGIQLAVDQHNAANPGCQVQLKTFDTEGDPQKATQIAPQIINDPNTIGLIGPAFSGETMATGDVFNQAGLLAATASATNVTLSDKGWRTFFRGLGNDGVQGPSVANYLKNTLDHKKVCVVDDSTDYGLGLAQTVRETLGPVADSSCNISVKKGDKDFSAAVTQIKGANPDSVFFSGYYAEASPFVQQLKDGGFDGTFVSADGSKDPEFVKQAGDAAKDAILSCPCGPATGSFADEYTKKFNQEPGTYSSEGYDLGTILLKGIDSGAITRPALLDFVRNYNGRGVARQYQWTPNGELTTSLIWIYKVQ, encoded by the coding sequence GTGCGCGGTCACGTGGCACGAAAAGCATTTGCTATCAGCAGCGCTGGTCTTCTCGCGCTCGCTATCGCCGGCTGCCAACAGTCCGAGCCGAGTGAGGGCGGCACAGCGCAGGGCGACCTGAAGATCGTCGAACAGGTGCAGATCGACGAAAACGGCGCCGAGGTCAAGGCCGACGAGGGCGCCACACCGGCCGATCCCGCCGGTGACGGGAAAGCGCAGTGCCCGCCGGTGTCGGTGGCGATGGCGGGCGCACTGAACGGCCCTGACGCCGCGCTGGGCATCAATATCAAGAACGGCATCCAGCTGGCGGTGGACCAGCACAACGCCGCGAACCCCGGCTGCCAGGTCCAGCTGAAGACCTTCGACACCGAGGGCGATCCGCAGAAGGCCACGCAGATCGCGCCGCAGATCATCAACGACCCGAACACCATCGGCCTGATTGGTCCCGCCTTCTCCGGGGAGACCATGGCCACCGGTGACGTGTTCAACCAGGCCGGCCTGCTCGCAGCGACGGCCTCGGCGACCAACGTCACGCTGTCGGACAAGGGGTGGCGGACCTTTTTCCGCGGCCTCGGCAACGACGGCGTGCAGGGCCCGTCGGTCGCCAACTACCTGAAGAACACCCTCGACCACAAGAAGGTCTGCGTGGTCGACGACAGCACCGACTACGGCCTCGGTCTGGCCCAGACCGTGCGCGAGACGCTCGGCCCGGTGGCCGACTCGTCGTGCAACATCTCGGTGAAGAAGGGCGACAAGGACTTCTCGGCCGCGGTCACTCAGATCAAGGGTGCCAACCCGGATTCGGTGTTCTTCAGCGGGTACTACGCCGAAGCCTCACCGTTTGTGCAGCAGCTCAAGGACGGTGGGTTCGACGGCACCTTCGTCAGCGCCGACGGCTCCAAGGATCCGGAGTTCGTCAAGCAGGCCGGTGATGCGGCGAAGGACGCGATACTGTCCTGCCCTTGCGGACCTGCCACTGGCAGCTTTGCCGACGAGTACACCAAGAAGTTCAACCAGGAGCCCGGCACGTACAGCAGCGAGGGCTACGACTTGGGCACTATCCTGTTGAAGGGCATCGACTCTGGGGCCATCACCCGGCCCGCGCTGCTCGACTTCGTCCGCAACTACAACGGCCGCGGTGTCGCCCGGCAGTACCAGTGGACGCCGAACGGCGAACTCACCACCAGCCTGATCTGGATCTACAAAGTTCAATAG
- a CDS encoding ANTAR domain-containing response regulator: MASAAGSPPDAVKARRVLVAEDEALIRMDLAEMLREEGYEIVGEAGDGQEAVDLAESLKPDLVIMDVKMPRRDGIDAAAEIASKRIAPIVILTAFSQRELVEKARDAGAMAYLVKPFTITDLIPAIEVAVSRFGEISALEQEVATLSDRLETRKLVERAKGLLQVKQSMTEPEAFKWIQRAAMDRRTTMKRVAEVVLETLDTPGDTPESS, encoded by the coding sequence ATGGCATCCGCTGCTGGGTCACCGCCCGACGCCGTGAAGGCACGTCGTGTTCTGGTCGCCGAAGACGAAGCGCTCATCCGGATGGACCTGGCCGAGATGCTCCGTGAAGAGGGTTACGAGATCGTCGGTGAGGCCGGTGACGGGCAGGAGGCGGTCGACCTGGCCGAGAGCCTCAAGCCCGACCTCGTGATCATGGACGTCAAGATGCCGCGGCGCGACGGCATCGACGCGGCCGCGGAGATCGCGAGCAAGCGGATCGCGCCGATCGTGATCCTGACCGCATTCAGCCAGCGCGAGTTGGTCGAAAAGGCCCGGGACGCCGGTGCGATGGCCTACCTGGTCAAACCTTTCACCATCACCGACCTCATCCCTGCGATCGAGGTCGCGGTCAGCCGCTTCGGTGAGATCTCAGCCCTCGAGCAGGAGGTCGCGACACTTTCCGACCGGCTGGAGACCCGCAAGCTCGTCGAGCGTGCCAAAGGTTTGCTGCAGGTCAAGCAGAGCATGACCGAGCCCGAGGCGTTCAAGTGGATTCAGCGCGCCGCGATGGACCGGCGCACCACGATGAAACGAGTGGCCGAGGTCGTGCTCGAGACCCTCGACACGCCGGGCGATACACCGGAGTCGAGCTGA